The following are encoded together in the Campylobacter devanensis genome:
- a CDS encoding DedA family protein, producing the protein MLENIINYLVSLVADWGYLGIFLLMALESSFFPFPSEVVMIPAGYLVYTGQMNLYLAFGAGALGSLAGAIFNYYLCYFFGRAFILKYGKYIGITDEKMTKFEKFFNKYGEISTFNCRLIPGIRQYISLPAGLAKMNIFTFSLYTTLGAGIWVAILIAIGYYIGDQKELIKEYLAQITICLLIAVAIITIIYLYIQKRFKK; encoded by the coding sequence ATGCTAGAAAATATCATTAATTATCTAGTGAGTTTAGTCGCTGATTGGGGCTATTTGGGGATATTTTTATTAATGGCTTTGGAGAGCAGCTTTTTCCCTTTTCCTAGTGAAGTTGTCATGATACCGGCTGGATATTTGGTATATACTGGGCAGATGAATTTATATCTAGCATTTGGTGCTGGAGCATTAGGTAGCCTTGCTGGAGCGATATTTAACTACTATTTATGCTACTTTTTTGGTAGAGCCTTTATATTAAAATATGGCAAATACATAGGAATCACAGATGAAAAGATGACTAAATTTGAGAAATTTTTTAACAAATATGGCGAAATCTCTACATTTAATTGTCGCTTAATCCCAGGAATTAGACAATATATCAGCTTGCCAGCTGGACTAGCTAAGATGAATATCTTTACATTTAGCCTTTATACCACGCTTGGGGCGGGGATTTGGGTGGCAATTTTGATCGCTATTGGGTATTATATCGGCGATCAAAAAGAGCTTATCAAAGAGTATTTAGCTCAAATCACCATCTGTTTATTGATAGCTGTAGCTATAATTACAATTATATATCTATACATACAAAAAAGGTTTAAAAAATGA
- a CDS encoding AEC family transporter — protein MIIYSLFSMFILLFSGYVAKRLRIISANKAIVFLDFVLWFALPSLIFDKVYHLVVDLNLISMVFVGLISSVIAAFVAVAMGFMLKFSTATLASVALLSMFGNTLFIGIPIVQGLYGQSALSIVILFDQVVTALPISIFGPLILGFGTSKKSSIIQNSLKIIKFPPFIALALAVILKNFNLPEIIFEPLKMLSSSMVPVALFAVGLRLGFNSIKSSYKACSVVIFAKMILAPIIFLSITKIFGIELSKEWIIGLIEVATPPMVLASAMILKANLDSNLAISSVAIGMITIFITMPILYFVAT, from the coding sequence ATGATAATATACTCTCTATTTTCGATGTTTATACTACTATTTAGCGGATATGTAGCTAAAAGATTAAGAATCATCTCGGCAAATAAGGCTATTGTATTTTTGGATTTTGTTTTGTGGTTTGCTTTGCCATCTTTGATTTTTGATAAAGTCTATCATTTGGTTGTGGATTTAAATTTAATTAGTATGGTATTTGTAGGACTTATCTCATCAGTGATAGCTGCTTTTGTGGCTGTAGCAATGGGATTTATGCTTAAATTTTCAACCGCAACTTTGGCTAGTGTAGCGCTCCTTAGTATGTTTGGCAATACCTTATTTATCGGAATTCCTATTGTTCAAGGATTATATGGCCAGAGTGCTTTGAGTATTGTTATTTTATTTGATCAAGTAGTTACGGCTCTGCCTATTAGCATTTTTGGGCCATTGATTTTGGGTTTTGGGACATCTAAGAAAAGCTCAATAATCCAAAATAGCCTTAAAATTATCAAATTTCCGCCATTTATCGCACTGGCTTTGGCTGTGATACTTAAAAATTTTAATCTACCTGAAATTATATTTGAGCCTTTGAAAATGCTATCTAGTAGTATGGTGCCGGTGGCTCTGTTTGCTGTCGGACTTAGACTTGGATTTAATAGTATTAAAAGCTCTTATAAGGCCTGTTCTGTGGTGATCTTTGCTAAGATGATATTAGCGCCAATTATATTTCTATCAATCACTAAAATATTTGGTATAGAGCTTAGCAAAGAGTGGATAATAGGATTGATAGAAGTCGCCACTCCACCGATGGTATTAGCAAGTGCTATGATATTAAAAGCCAATCTAGATTCAAATTTGGCTATCTCAAGTGTAGCTATAGGTATGATAACTATCTTTATTACAATGCCTATTTTATACTTTGTAGCTACTTGA
- the fliP gene encoding flagellar type III secretion system pore protein FliP (The bacterial flagellar biogenesis protein FliP forms a type III secretion system (T3SS)-type pore required for flagellar assembly.) produces the protein MALIFLIFASAFGADTVTVPTMNLNLSAPDTPQQLVTSLNVLVVLTILALAPSLIFIMTSFLRLVIVFSFLRQAMGTQQMPPTSVLISIALILTFFIMEPVAKQSYEQGIKPYLDEQISYQEAFDKGAKPFKEFMIRNTREKDLALFYRIRQLPNPTTIDDVPLTIAAPAFIISELKTAFEIGFLLYLPFLVIDMVVSSVLMAMGMMMLPPVMISLPFKLLIFVLVDGWNLLVGNLVQSFK, from the coding sequence TTGGCTTTGATATTTTTGATTTTTGCTTCTGCTTTTGGTGCTGATACGGTTACTGTGCCTACTATGAATCTTAATTTGAGCGCACCAGATACACCACAACAACTAGTAACTAGCTTAAATGTTTTAGTAGTCTTAACTATATTAGCCTTGGCGCCATCTTTGATATTTATAATGACTAGTTTTTTGCGATTGGTTATTGTATTTTCATTTTTGCGTCAAGCTATGGGTACTCAGCAGATGCCACCTACAAGTGTGCTTATATCTATAGCTTTGATACTTACATTTTTTATTATGGAACCAGTGGCTAAGCAGAGTTATGAACAGGGGATAAAGCCATATTTAGATGAGCAAATCAGCTATCAAGAGGCCTTTGATAAAGGGGCAAAGCCATTTAAAGAATTTATGATACGAAACACTAGAGAGAAAGATTTGGCCTTATTTTATCGTATTCGCCAGCTTCCTAATCCAACAACTATAGATGATGTCCCTTTGACTATAGCAGCACCCGCTTTTATAATTAGTGAGCTTAAAACAGCATTTGAGATAGGATTTTTGTTGTATTTGCCATTTTTAGTTATTGATATGGTAGTAAGCTCTGTATTGATGGCTATGGGTATGATGATGTTACCACCTGTTATGATATCTTTGCCATTTAAATTGCTGATCTTTGTCTTAGTAGATGGATGGAATTTACTAGTTGGCAATCTAGTCCAAAGCTTCAAGTAG
- the lon gene encoding endopeptidase La yields MSLANLPIIVEDELFLYPFMITPIFLSDEKNIKALDMAINDSSAVMVVCSKLAHSGERDFESIYEYGVIGNVMRRVAMPDGRVKILFQGLSRGKITQPISSDPLIAQVQSVGLEEFESSKIEAGLNVLKESVKSLSLLNHFFPPDLLRAIDDSNEASRVCDLVCSALHLKKDIAYGFFTQLNLEQKILDIIEYLNAQIETNKLQKEIKSKVSSKLDRANKEYFLKEQLKEIQRELGMDLDKEAQITQYRNKLEAGRKFMSDDAYKEIEKNISKLSKMHTDSAESSMTSSYLDWALDMPFGKFSTKKLTVKDVQKELDSDHFGLEKPKSRIVEYFGLKELLHSRGLEDNKGAILCFVGPPGIGKTSLANSISNALKRELVRIALGGLEDVNELRGHRRTYIGAMPGRIVQGLIEAKSMNPVVVLDEIDKVARSYKGDPTAVLLEILDPEQNSKFRDYYLNFHIDLSKVIFIATANDASAIPAPLRDRMEFIWLNSYTPQEKFEIAKRYLWPNELKKHGLKSSEVVIKKDALNLLISDYTRESGVRNLRHRIADILRKSALEILSEQTKKISITTKNLENYLDKKVFEITVISGKNEIGIANGLAWTAVGGDVLKIEALKIKGKGAMQITGQLGDVMKESATIAFSLVKSLIDKGEICISKNLIQKDKDGIDMAVYDSYDLHIHVPEGATPKDGPSAGITMTTVIASILSDTPIYSDVAMTGEITLSGKVLPIGGLKEKLIAAYKAGVKKAIIPLKNYDRDLKDIPQQVRDNMEIIGVEDITEVLKVALVK; encoded by the coding sequence ATGAGTTTGGCAAATTTACCTATTATAGTTGAAGATGAGCTATTTTTATACCCATTTATGATTACGCCAATATTTTTAAGTGATGAAAAAAATATAAAAGCGTTAGATATGGCAATTAATGATAGTAGTGCGGTTATGGTAGTGTGTTCTAAGCTCGCACATTCTGGAGAGAGAGATTTTGAATCTATTTATGAATATGGAGTAATTGGCAATGTAATGCGTCGTGTGGCGATGCCTGATGGCAGAGTGAAAATTTTATTTCAAGGATTAAGCCGTGGCAAGATTACACAACCTATAAGTAGCGATCCGCTAATTGCTCAAGTCCAAAGCGTTGGATTAGAAGAGTTTGAATCAAGTAAAATCGAAGCAGGTCTAAATGTGTTAAAAGAGAGCGTAAAAAGCTTAAGCTTGCTAAATCACTTCTTTCCACCTGATCTACTTCGTGCTATTGATGATAGCAATGAAGCTAGTAGGGTTTGTGATTTGGTTTGTAGTGCATTGCATCTTAAAAAGGATATAGCATATGGGTTTTTTACCCAGCTAAATTTAGAACAAAAAATACTAGATATCATAGAATATTTAAATGCGCAAATTGAAACAAATAAACTTCAAAAAGAGATAAAAAGCAAGGTAAGCTCCAAGCTAGATAGGGCAAATAAAGAGTATTTCTTAAAAGAGCAATTAAAAGAAATTCAGCGTGAGCTAGGAATGGATTTAGATAAAGAGGCTCAAATAACACAGTATAGAAATAAGCTTGAGGCTGGGCGTAAATTTATGAGTGATGATGCTTATAAAGAGATAGAAAAAAATATCTCAAAACTAAGCAAAATGCATACTGATAGTGCAGAATCTAGTATGACTAGTAGCTATTTAGACTGGGCGCTTGATATGCCATTTGGTAAATTTAGTACCAAAAAACTCACGGTAAAAGATGTTCAAAAAGAGTTAGATAGCGACCATTTTGGACTTGAAAAGCCAAAAAGTAGAATTGTGGAGTATTTTGGACTTAAGGAGCTTTTGCATAGTAGGGGACTTGAAGATAATAAAGGAGCAATTTTATGTTTTGTAGGACCTCCTGGAATTGGTAAGACAAGCTTAGCAAACTCAATCTCAAATGCTTTAAAAAGGGAATTAGTGCGAATTGCACTTGGTGGGCTTGAAGATGTTAATGAGTTAAGAGGTCATCGCAGAACATATATAGGGGCAATGCCTGGGCGAATTGTTCAGGGTTTAATCGAAGCCAAAAGTATGAATCCAGTGGTGGTATTAGATGAGATTGACAAGGTAGCACGCTCATATAAGGGTGATCCAACTGCTGTATTACTTGAGATATTAGATCCTGAACAAAATAGTAAATTTAGAGATTATTATCTAAATTTTCATATAGATTTAAGTAAGGTAATATTTATAGCAACAGCAAATGATGCTAGTGCTATACCGGCTCCACTTCGTGATAGAATGGAATTTATCTGGCTAAATAGCTATACGCCACAAGAAAAATTTGAGATAGCAAAGCGATATTTATGGCCTAATGAGCTTAAAAAACATGGATTAAAAAGTAGCGAGGTAGTAATTAAAAAGGATGCTTTAAATCTACTAATTAGCGATTATACTAGAGAGAGCGGGGTAAGAAATTTACGCCATAGAATAGCTGATATTTTGCGTAAATCCGCGCTTGAAATATTGAGCGAACAGACAAAAAAGATATCTATAACTACTAAAAATTTAGAAAATTATCTAGATAAAAAGGTTTTTGAAATCACAGTTATAAGTGGCAAAAATGAGATTGGTATCGCAAATGGATTAGCCTGGACAGCAGTTGGCGGAGATGTGTTAAAAATTGAAGCATTAAAGATAAAAGGCAAGGGCGCTATGCAAATTACAGGTCAGCTTGGCGATGTAATGAAAGAGTCTGCTACAATAGCTTTTAGCCTTGTAAAAAGCCTTATAGATAAGGGTGAAATTTGTATTTCAAAAAATTTAATTCAAAAAGATAAAGATGGCATAGATATGGCAGTTTATGATAGTTATGATTTGCATATTCATGTTCCAGAGGGTGCTACGCCAAAGGATGGACCAAGTGCTGGAATAACAATGACTACTGTAATTGCTTCAATTTTAAGCGATACGCCAATCTATAGCGATGTAGCAATGACTGGTGAGATTACACTAAGTGGCAAGGTATTACCAATTGGCGGCTTAAAAGAGAAACTAATTGCTGCATATAAAGCTGGGGTAAAAAAAGCAATAATACCGCTTAAAAATTATGACCGAGACTTAAAAGATATCCCACAACAAGTAAGAGATAATATGGAGATAATTGGCGTTGAAGATATTACTGAAGTTTTAAAAGTTGCTTTAGTCAAATAA
- a CDS encoding outer membrane protein assembly factor BamD, which yields MNIKFKSAILALSLALLAGCGAKKDNELYNLTPDQWYNQILNDIKDADLESADKHYISFASEHVASPYLEQVLVIMANAHVDEGEYKMANFYLDEYIKKYGTKDSIEYIQYLKIKANFDSFSKPNRNQKLIQDSISQINEFLTNYPNTQYKPLLETMLIKFRLAEYYLNIDIYELYNRLDKDDSAAIYQDRIDISPLNDINSTKAKLPWYMTPFE from the coding sequence ATGAATATAAAATTCAAATCTGCTATTTTAGCTTTGTCTTTGGCTTTGTTAGCAGGTTGTGGTGCAAAAAAAGATAACGAACTATATAATCTCACTCCAGATCAATGGTATAACCAAATTTTAAATGATATCAAAGATGCAGACCTAGAATCAGCAGATAAGCACTATATATCATTTGCTAGTGAGCATGTAGCAAGCCCATATTTAGAGCAAGTTTTAGTAATTATGGCAAATGCTCATGTAGATGAAGGAGAGTATAAGATGGCTAACTTCTACCTAGATGAATATATCAAAAAATATGGTACAAAAGATAGCATAGAATATATCCAATATCTAAAGATAAAAGCAAATTTTGATTCATTTAGCAAACCAAATCGCAATCAAAAGTTGATTCAAGATAGTATTTCGCAGATTAATGAATTCTTAACAAACTATCCAAATACTCAATATAAGCCACTATTAGAGACTATGTTGATTAAATTTAGACTGGCTGAATACTATTTAAATATTGATATTTATGAACTATACAATAGATTAGATAAAGATGATTCAGCAGCAATTTATCAAGATAGAATTGATATTTCACCACTAAATGATATTAATTCAACTAAAGCCAAATTGCCTTGGTATATGACGCCATTTGAGTAG
- the fliW gene encoding flagellar assembly protein FliW, which yields MKFSVKNPIPGFENIKEVEITKIDDFFVKMQDVDSKTSFTMINPYALRPDYEFDIPTPYKNLLQIDDNSKLELYAIVAISSPIEESTVNFLAPVLCNTTAATLAQIVLDNRYYPNFGQAEKISAYVQKQ from the coding sequence GTGAAATTTTCTGTTAAAAACCCTATCCCTGGATTTGAAAACATCAAAGAGGTTGAGATAACTAAAATTGATGATTTCTTTGTTAAAATGCAAGATGTAGATAGCAAAACATCTTTTACTATGATTAATCCATATGCGCTTCGCCCTGATTATGAGTTTGATATCCCAACTCCATACAAAAATCTACTTCAAATAGATGATAACTCTAAATTAGAGCTTTATGCTATTGTCGCTATCAGCAGTCCTATCGAAGAATCTACTGTGAATTTCTTAGCACCAGTACTTTGCAACACAACTGCTGCTACGCTAGCACAAATTGTCTTAGACAATCGCTACTATCCAAATTTCGGTCAAGCAGAAAAAATCAGCGCTTATGTCCAAAAACAATAA
- a CDS encoding type II secretion system protein, whose product MKFSFIKFNHKISNYAKSNTITFKSAFSLLEMSFVIVIGGILAGIMIQIYSSLHTNYLQISATNRLESTATNTMLIINNYLQQSIKESISTRNGSQIRPLYKSASASEFIWFSKSFETLQNSSSYHQWSGFIDILNIQTTNDTITLHSPLSKFDTSKNDKVLNNLKLNDIRIIFKGSDEIYSNTHKIISAKDELITIKRPNRPIFISEIYYLTHALISLNLQNNTLYLNEFKLNNLNKTIRSNPIARNVSSFNIKQSGANIIFQLCLKESNGIELCKSSSL is encoded by the coding sequence ATGAAATTTAGCTTTATTAAATTTAACCATAAAATATCTAATTACGCCAAGTCAAATACTATTACATTTAAAAGCGCATTTAGCCTACTTGAGATGAGCTTTGTTATTGTTATTGGCGGGATTTTAGCTGGAATTATGATACAAATCTATAGCTCTTTACATACTAATTATCTACAAATATCAGCCACAAATCGACTAGAATCTACTGCTACAAATACTATGCTAATCATAAATAATTATCTTCAACAAAGCATAAAAGAGTCCATTTCCACTAGAAATGGCTCTCAAATTCGGCCACTCTATAAAAGTGCGAGCGCTAGCGAATTTATCTGGTTTAGCAAAAGCTTTGAGACGCTACAAAATAGCTCTAGCTATCATCAATGGAGTGGATTTATTGATATCTTAAATATACAAACAACAAATGACACAATCACTCTGCACTCGCCACTAAGCAAATTTGATACAAGTAAAAATGATAAAGTGTTAAACAATTTAAAACTTAATGATATTAGAATCATATTTAAAGGAAGTGATGAAATATACTCAAATACGCATAAAATCATAAGTGCCAAAGATGAACTAATAACCATCAAACGACCAAATCGCCCTATTTTTATCAGTGAAATTTACTATCTAACTCACGCTCTAATCTCGTTAAATTTGCAAAATAACACATTATATTTAAATGAATTTAAACTAAATAATTTAAATAAAACTATTCGTTCCAACCCAATTGCTCGCAATGTAAGTTCATTTAATATCAAACAAAGTGGCGCAAATATTATCTTTCAACTTTGCTTAAAAGAATCAAACGGTATAGAGCTTTGCAAAAGTAGTAGCCTATGA
- a CDS encoding type IV pilus modification PilV family protein, with protein MKKQAINRLKSGFSLILAVAFIIAISALALNTITLSSTATISINHLYLHSQAKLIAISATQNAIAQIQRNDFNQNCPSKFSLFYPNSSDYILKSEVVIMRYIGGKIPPACNDKIWKEINATTPNIDVAIMHTIVQTNPNLAITPIKISKITTQKP; from the coding sequence ATGAAAAAACAAGCAATAAATCGTTTAAAAAGTGGTTTTAGCTTGATTTTAGCAGTAGCGTTTATCATTGCTATAAGTGCCTTAGCGCTAAATACCATCACGCTTAGTTCTACTGCCACTATTAGTATTAATCATCTCTACCTTCACTCTCAAGCTAAACTAATAGCCATTTCAGCTACCCAAAACGCCATTGCTCAAATTCAGCGAAATGATTTTAACCAAAATTGTCCAAGTAAATTTAGTCTATTTTATCCAAATAGTAGTGATTATATTTTAAAATCTGAAGTTGTAATTATGCGCTATATAGGCGGTAAAATACCTCCAGCATGTAATGATAAAATTTGGAAAGAAATTAATGCTACCACTCCAAATATAGACGTAGCTATAATGCATACCATAGTCCAAACCAATCCAAATCTAGCTATAACTCCTATAAAAATAAGCAAAATAACCACCCAAAAGCCCTAA
- the hpf gene encoding ribosome hibernation-promoting factor, HPF/YfiA family, translated as MNTSIVGRQFELTESIKSYCDSAFEALSKYNLDIISAKAIISADERNGKKGFDVEFAINLAKKDTIVIRQKDKDLYAAIDLALDRASKVLRRHHDKLVTHKNSDELKESRIIVDEVSIEGADEIVPTELELYKPMEVEEALTKLKDSGAQFYVFNDMDAKMRVLYKRNDGKFGLY; from the coding sequence ATGAATACAAGTATAGTAGGCAGACAGTTTGAATTAACTGAATCTATCAAAAGTTATTGTGATAGCGCATTTGAGGCACTTAGCAAGTATAATCTAGATATAATCTCAGCTAAAGCCATAATCTCAGCTGATGAAAGAAATGGCAAAAAAGGCTTTGATGTGGAGTTTGCTATTAACTTGGCTAAAAAAGATACAATAGTAATCCGTCAAAAAGATAAAGATTTATACGCTGCAATCGATTTAGCACTTGATAGAGCTAGCAAAGTACTTCGCAGACATCATGACAAACTAGTAACTCACAAAAATAGCGATGAACTAAAAGAGTCTAGAATCATAGTAGATGAAGTATCAATCGAAGGTGCTGATGAGATTGTACCAACTGAACTTGAATTATACAAACCAATGGAAGTTGAAGAAGCTTTAACTAAATTAAAAGATAGCGGTGCGCAATTTTATGTATTTAATGATATGGATGCTAAAATGCGTGTTTTATACAAAAGAAATGATGGCAAATTTGGCCTATATTAA
- a CDS encoding N-acetyl sugar amidotransferase produces MEYCSRCLQTNTRPGVVFKNGVCGACLWEEESKIINWSARENELKSIAENAKTKSKGAYDCVIGVSGGKDSTFQAFYARDILGLRVLLVNCEPMDITPIGRANFENLKRHGFETISINPNRNLAKKLIKKAFWEYLNPVKPLEYTLYASAYIIADMFNIPMILQGENAALTLGAKNNLQDSSGNALNIVNSNTLKDNPIEIYMDEETELKDLFLYKVPVDELTKKGVTAVWLNYYTNKWSMQHNAKFAIERGLSIYPKDVNPYDLGTYRRCFQLDTYMTIVNQYFKYIKFGFGQCSDHVAYDLRSKNITKDEGKYLLRELDGKYGEFYMQKMASYLDLTPSQVLEYCQKFRGDMFEQCENGWKLKNPIWELEPIQNKHNIKDIMNRLGF; encoded by the coding sequence ATGGAATATTGCAGCAGATGCCTGCAGACAAATACTCGCCCGGGGGTAGTTTTTAAAAATGGGGTTTGCGGTGCGTGTTTATGGGAAGAAGAGTCTAAAATAATCAACTGGAGTGCTAGAGAGAATGAGCTAAAATCAATTGCTGAGAATGCTAAGACTAAATCCAAAGGGGCATATGATTGCGTTATTGGTGTTAGTGGCGGCAAGGATTCTACATTTCAAGCATTTTATGCTAGAGATATTTTAGGGCTTAGAGTTTTACTAGTTAATTGCGAGCCGATGGATATCACGCCAATTGGAAGAGCAAATTTTGAAAATTTAAAGCGTCATGGTTTTGAGACAATATCTATAAATCCAAATAGAAATTTAGCAAAAAAGCTGATAAAAAAAGCATTTTGGGAGTATCTAAATCCCGTAAAACCTCTTGAATACACGCTTTATGCCTCAGCATATATAATTGCTGATATGTTTAATATCCCTATGATATTACAAGGTGAGAATGCTGCTCTTACCCTAGGTGCTAAAAATAATCTACAAGATAGTAGTGGAAACGCTCTAAATATCGTAAATTCAAATACACTTAAAGACAATCCAATAGAAATCTATATGGATGAAGAGACTGAACTAAAAGATCTATTTTTATACAAAGTTCCAGTAGATGAACTCACCAAAAAGGGCGTAACTGCTGTATGGCTAAATTATTATACAAACAAATGGAGTATGCAACATAATGCAAAATTTGCTATTGAGCGAGGTCTTAGCATATATCCTAAAGATGTCAATCCATATGACCTAGGTACATATCGCAGATGTTTTCAATTAGATACATATATGACCATTGTTAATCAATATTTTAAATATATTAAATTTGGCTTTGGACAGTGCAGCGATCATGTAGCATATGATTTAAGAAGCAAAAACATCACTAAAGATGAAGGTAAATATCTACTTCGTGAGCTTGATGGCAAATATGGTGAATTTTATATGCAAAAGATGGCCTCTTATCTAGACTTAACACCAAGCCAAGTGTTAGAGTATTGCCAAAAATTTAGAGGCGATATGTTTGAGCAATGCGAAAATGGTTGGAAGCTTAAAAACCCAATTTGGGAGCTAGAACCAATCCAAAACAAACATAATATCAAAGATATAATGAATAGACTTGGATTTTAA
- a CDS encoding M20/M25/M40 family metallo-hydrolase has translation MEILDKFKEICTIPHCSFDALQLRDYLVDFAKKSGFSVRIDEFDNIYAIKGKPKICLQSHYDMVCVGDAPNIELIDDGKILRAKNSSLGADNGIGVAIMMDMMEKFENLEVLFSANEEVGLIGANGFNGRIISGRLLNLDSEHEDGVFIGCAAGELIHAKIKASKVPANNRLYELSVLNLPGGHSGLEIIKDIPNSIKILAEFIAKNNGKIVDINGGERSNSIPVNAKGIVICDEIIHSDDRVVVRELGVGEEVLEFGDNILALINSFSQGVRSYDENLKIVRDSINLSRIKSNDGVIELEFFARSMSEDGLERLKFETASLAKLAGFKVSFFERSGAWTPKIGEFANVVLKFMQENNPKVKFQAVHAGLECGVFVAKQNGLEAASIGPNIYSPHSINEHLEIDSLEKIAKVVEKIVAYYQK, from the coding sequence ATGGAAATCTTGGATAAATTTAAAGAAATTTGCACTATTCCACATTGTAGTTTTGATGCTTTGCAGCTTAGAGATTATCTAGTTGATTTTGCTAAAAAGAGTGGATTTAGCGTTAGGATTGATGAATTTGATAATATCTATGCTATTAAAGGTAAGCCAAAAATTTGCTTGCAGTCACACTATGATATGGTTTGTGTAGGAGATGCGCCAAATATTGAGTTAATAGATGATGGCAAAATTTTACGAGCTAAAAATTCTAGCTTGGGCGCTGATAATGGAATTGGCGTAGCAATTATGATGGATATGATGGAGAAATTTGAAAATCTTGAAGTGTTATTTAGTGCTAATGAAGAGGTTGGCTTGATTGGTGCAAATGGCTTTAATGGGCGCATTATAAGTGGTAGGCTTTTAAATCTTGATAGCGAACATGAAGATGGTGTATTTATAGGTTGTGCTGCTGGTGAGCTAATACATGCTAAGATTAAAGCTAGTAAAGTGCCGGCTAATAATAGACTTTATGAACTAAGTGTCTTAAATTTACCAGGCGGTCATAGCGGACTAGAGATTATTAAGGATATTCCAAATTCAATTAAAATATTAGCTGAATTTATTGCTAAAAATAATGGCAAAATTGTAGATATTAATGGCGGTGAGCGTAGCAACTCAATTCCTGTAAATGCTAAAGGGATAGTAATTTGTGATGAGATAATACATAGTGATGATAGGGTAGTGGTGCGTGAGCTTGGCGTTGGAGAGGAGGTATTAGAATTTGGAGATAATATTTTAGCATTAATTAATAGCTTTTCTCAAGGAGTACGAAGCTATGATGAGAATCTAAAAATAGTGCGTGATAGTATAAACTTATCAAGGATTAAGAGTAATGATGGCGTTATAGAGTTGGAGTTTTTTGCTCGTTCGATGAGTGAAGATGGGCTAGAGAGGCTTAAATTTGAGACTGCAAGCTTAGCAAAATTAGCAGGGTTTAAGGTAAGCTTTTTTGAGAGAAGTGGGGCTTGGACACCAAAAATTGGTGAATTTGCTAATGTTGTTTTGAAATTTATGCAAGAAAATAATCCTAAGGTTAAATTTCAAGCTGTTCATGCCGGGCTTGAGTGCGGCGTATTTGTCGCTAAGCAAAATGGATTAGAAGCTGCATCAATAGGGCCAAATATCTACTCTCCACATAGTATAAATGAACACTTAGAGATTGACTCACTAGAAAAAATAGCTAAAGTTGTAGAAAAAATAGTAGCATATTATCAAAAGTAA